The Pseudanabaena galeata CCNP1313 genome includes a region encoding these proteins:
- a CDS encoding IMS domain-containing protein, protein MRVPLDCYRILGLTHLSGLDKIHQAHRDRLLSMPRREYSDAAIASRKRIIDKAYETLTERAIPAEANDLLEADSDRPVLTLPPQIEADEKDFAGLLLILYELGESDKVLSLAKPYYDPEEAEYQSARISPHDPDLLLSVSLSYLDLGREYWKQGQYESAASSLESAQEILLREGLFLSIRSEIQADLFRLRPYRILELLASPDNHTNEHRKGMSLLQEMLDARRGIDGSGNDYSSLGIDDFLRFIQQLRSYMTAIEQQTLFEEEARRPSSVATYLAVYALIARGFSQRQPALIRRAKGLLVKLSAKQDIYLEKAVCALLLGQTEEASAAIDNSAEEDQIAFIRQNSEGAPDLLPGLCLYSERWLQEEVYPHFRDLMSQIVSLKDYFADEQVQAYLEELPNTGAMSSEWTSPVGGDRLSAMSSLDDSPTVNRDFDLNPAKSTVAEPKLSNYAPETPNRFQRSATPVIERPAYVNANGTGNAARGLPSSRRTSNVPPTRNVNEPIREIKRPSQVHTSPPKRKFNVGRLVTVIVVAIALLVGSISLVVWAVRALSGSTQPQPVTLEKPITTLVQALKETNAAPIAQPGPLDKETATKLIETWQATKAKALGKDYEDNLLEEVLVDPALSDWKGRAKELKSTNSYLQYQTKSSEVDSVAPDGDSKAKVIAKISESRNYFYNGDLDRSASKDDASYTVEYDLVKKDNKWLIREMLVF, encoded by the coding sequence GTGAGAGTTCCCCTAGACTGTTACCGAATCCTTGGTTTAACACACCTGTCAGGGCTAGATAAAATCCATCAAGCCCATCGCGATCGCCTGCTCTCTATGCCAAGGCGTGAATATTCTGATGCGGCGATCGCCTCTCGCAAGCGCATTATTGACAAAGCTTATGAAACTCTGACTGAACGCGCAATTCCTGCGGAAGCAAATGATCTATTAGAGGCAGATAGCGATCGCCCAGTTTTAACATTGCCGCCTCAGATTGAAGCTGACGAAAAAGACTTTGCAGGGCTACTACTGATTTTGTACGAACTCGGCGAATCCGATAAGGTTTTATCCCTTGCTAAACCCTATTACGACCCCGAAGAAGCCGAGTATCAGTCCGCTAGAATTTCTCCCCATGATCCAGATCTTTTGCTATCTGTATCTTTGTCCTATCTAGATCTCGGTCGTGAATATTGGAAACAGGGGCAGTATGAGTCAGCGGCTTCATCTTTAGAATCTGCTCAAGAAATTTTATTGCGGGAAGGATTATTCCTCAGTATTCGCAGTGAAATCCAAGCCGATCTATTCCGTCTGCGCCCCTATCGCATTCTCGAATTGTTAGCATCACCTGACAATCACACCAATGAACATCGCAAAGGTATGTCGCTTTTGCAAGAGATGCTGGATGCAAGGCGAGGCATTGATGGTTCGGGTAATGACTATTCTAGTCTCGGTATTGATGATTTCTTGCGGTTTATCCAGCAACTACGTAGCTATATGACGGCGATCGAGCAGCAAACCCTGTTTGAGGAAGAAGCGCGTCGTCCATCTTCTGTCGCAACCTATCTCGCTGTATATGCCTTAATTGCCCGTGGATTTTCTCAGCGTCAGCCAGCCTTGATCCGTCGTGCTAAGGGGCTGCTAGTCAAACTCAGTGCTAAGCAAGATATTTATCTGGAAAAAGCGGTATGTGCTTTGTTGCTAGGGCAGACCGAAGAAGCAAGTGCGGCGATCGACAATAGTGCGGAAGAGGATCAAATTGCTTTCATCCGTCAAAATTCTGAAGGTGCGCCTGATCTTTTGCCTGGGCTATGTCTCTATAGCGAACGTTGGCTCCAAGAAGAGGTCTATCCACATTTCCGCGATCTGATGAGTCAAATCGTCTCGCTCAAGGATTATTTTGCCGACGAACAAGTGCAAGCATACCTAGAAGAATTACCGAATACTGGCGCAATGTCATCGGAATGGACTTCGCCTGTGGGTGGCGATCGCTTATCTGCGATGTCTTCTCTTGATGATTCGCCAACTGTAAATCGTGATTTTGATCTAAATCCTGCGAAAAGTACTGTTGCAGAACCAAAACTTTCTAACTATGCCCCTGAAACTCCTAACCGTTTTCAGCGATCGGCGACTCCCGTAATTGAGCGACCTGCCTATGTCAATGCCAATGGCACGGGTAATGCAGCGCGAGGCTTACCTAGCTCTCGCCGTACTAGTAACGTACCACCAACAAGAAACGTTAATGAGCCGATCAGGGAAATCAAACGTCCATCTCAAGTTCACACATCTCCTCCAAAACGTAAGTTTAATGTTGGTCGTTTAGTTACGGTAATTGTGGTGGCGATCGCCTTATTGGTTGGCAGTATTAGTTTAGTTGTTTGGGCTGTTCGAGCCTTAAGTGGTTCTACACAACCACAGCCTGTAACTCTAGAAAAACCGATCACAACTCTAGTCCAAGCCCTCAAAGAAACTAATGCTGCACCAATTGCTCAACCAGGACCCTTAGACAAAGAAACTGCTACCAAACTCATCGAAACATGGCAAGCAACTAAAGCTAAGGCTTTGGGCAAAGATTATGAGGACAATCTTTTAGAAGAAGTTTTAGTTGATCCTGCCCTTAGCGACTGGAAAGGACGCGCTAAAGAACTTAAATCTACCAACTCTTATTTGCAGTATCAAACCAAATCTAGTGAAGTTGATAGTGTCGCCCCTGATGGTGATAGCAAAGCCAAAGTAATCGCTAAAATATCAGAGTCAAGAAATTATTTCTATAACGGTGATCTTGATCGCAGTGCATCAAAGGATGATGCTAGCTATACGGTTGAGTATGACTTAGTAAAGAAAGATAATAAATGGCTAATTAGGGAAATGTTAGTCTTTTAA
- the recA gene encoding recombinase RecA: MAKNSSATANSQVDKATPIAQAAKANISPEKKKALDAIMQKIEKDHGKGSIMRLGDATNMRVETIPSGALPLDLALGGGLPKGRVIEVYGPESSGKTTLVLHAIAEVQKRGGIAAFVDAEHALDPTYAAAVGVDIDNLLISQPDSGEMALEIVDNLVRSMAVDIIAIDSVAALVPRAEIEGEMGASHVGLQARLMSQALRKITANVGRSNCIVIFLNQLRQKIGVSYGSPEVTTGGTALKFYASVRLDIRRIQTLKKGTEEFGIRAKVKVAKNKVAPPFRIAEFDIIFGKGISTVGCLVDLAEEMSIIVRKGAWYSYQGDNIGQGRDNTIKYMEDKPEFAQDVERQVREKLSAGVAVSATKVVPEEIEPEDDDVPPEDF; this comes from the coding sequence ATGGCGAAAAATTCTTCTGCAACGGCAAATAGTCAAGTTGACAAGGCTACACCGATCGCCCAAGCAGCAAAGGCTAACATCAGTCCTGAGAAAAAAAAGGCGCTTGATGCGATCATGCAAAAGATCGAGAAAGATCATGGCAAAGGCTCGATCATGCGTCTCGGCGATGCCACAAATATGCGCGTCGAAACCATCCCTAGCGGCGCATTACCCCTCGATCTTGCCCTTGGTGGTGGATTGCCCAAAGGACGGGTCATCGAAGTCTACGGGCCAGAAAGCTCAGGTAAAACTACTTTAGTACTGCACGCGATCGCTGAAGTCCAAAAGCGCGGTGGCATTGCTGCATTCGTCGATGCTGAACATGCATTAGATCCAACTTATGCGGCGGCTGTGGGTGTTGATATTGATAACTTGTTGATTTCCCAGCCAGACTCAGGGGAAATGGCGCTAGAAATTGTCGATAACCTCGTGCGATCAATGGCAGTAGATATCATTGCGATCGACTCAGTAGCCGCCCTCGTCCCCCGTGCTGAAATCGAAGGTGAAATGGGTGCATCCCATGTTGGTTTGCAAGCTCGTTTGATGAGCCAAGCCCTCCGTAAAATCACGGCTAATGTTGGTAGATCCAATTGCATCGTCATTTTTCTAAACCAGTTACGCCAAAAAATCGGCGTATCCTACGGTAGCCCTGAAGTCACAACAGGTGGAACAGCGCTAAAGTTTTATGCTTCAGTACGTCTAGATATTCGCCGTATCCAAACCCTCAAAAAAGGTACAGAAGAATTTGGTATTCGAGCTAAGGTCAAGGTTGCTAAAAATAAAGTTGCACCACCTTTCCGTATTGCTGAATTTGACATTATTTTCGGTAAAGGTATTTCTACCGTTGGCTGTCTAGTAGACCTAGCTGAAGAAATGAGCATCATCGTGCGTAAGGGTGCATGGTATAGCTACCAAGGCGACAACATTGGACAGGGTAGAGACAACACGATCAAATACATGGAAGACAAACCAGAATTTGCTCAAGATGTGGAACGCCAAGTCCGTGAAAAGTTATCCGCAGGTGTCGCAGTTTCAGCAACTAAGGTTGTGCCTGAAGAAATTGAGCCAGAAGACGACGATGTCCCTCCAGAAGATTTCTAA
- a CDS encoding NYN domain-containing protein, whose amino-acid sequence MSSEHPPVMLVDAYNVIGLWRHLQEMRDLQGFDIARSHLTEIMVNFSAYHGYKTTLVFDAYVQATPAKAEKITKNLRLYFTDHNETADTYIERQCGKYRRDPLRHLKRIIVVTSDRAQQLTAVGFGAEWLSATALEQEVEATLRSVQSRQKPQKANTSNLLGNRIDSETKAQLAKWRNSLS is encoded by the coding sequence ATGTCTTCGGAACATCCACCAGTTATGTTGGTGGACGCTTATAACGTGATTGGACTGTGGCGGCATTTGCAGGAAATGAGAGATCTGCAAGGGTTTGACATTGCCCGATCGCATTTAACCGAGATAATGGTCAACTTTAGTGCCTATCACGGCTATAAAACGACATTGGTTTTTGATGCCTATGTACAGGCGACACCCGCTAAAGCTGAAAAAATAACGAAAAATCTTAGGCTGTATTTTACTGATCATAACGAAACTGCGGATACTTATATTGAGCGTCAATGTGGCAAATACCGACGTGATCCGCTTAGACATTTAAAAAGGATTATTGTCGTCACTTCCGATCGCGCTCAGCAGCTTACCGCAGTGGGCTTTGGAGCTGAGTGGCTATCGGCAACAGCATTAGAACAGGAAGTGGAAGCAACTCTGCGATCGGTACAAAGTCGGCAAAAACCACAAAAGGCTAATACGAGTAATCTTTTGGGCAATCGGATTGATAGTGAGACTAAAGCTCAATTAGCGAAGTGGCGTAATAGCCTGAGTTAG